A stretch of the Chitiniphilus purpureus genome encodes the following:
- a CDS encoding carbohydrate ABC transporter permease, which yields MANSQIVGSVPSNKPLFAFRKVFSLLAHYAGLVAFAIFTCFPFLWALSVALSMDPSNIWLFPRSFLPTDPGVGWFERVFSEIKFFTYLGNSAIISFWTIVGAVVVSILAGYPLARLRFPGRGLIFIAIIATMMLPQEVAIIPNFVTFKHLGDLSEAVFGFKVTGLNTYSAAVLPYVSTAFGIFLMKQAFEQIPQDLIDAARVDGATEMQILWRVMVPVSAPSIAALSIFTLVNAWNEFIWTGIVIQDKLKMPLSVGMFNDLTGPFAVSTSMVMAGIVLSIVPVLIFFAFTQRYFISGLDGAVK from the coding sequence TAGTCAAATCGTGGGTTCCGTCCCAAGCAACAAACCGCTTTTCGCCTTCAGGAAAGTCTTTTCCCTGCTGGCCCATTACGCCGGGCTAGTGGCGTTTGCGATCTTCACCTGCTTCCCGTTCCTGTGGGCGCTGTCGGTCGCGCTGTCGATGGATCCGTCCAATATCTGGCTGTTCCCGCGCTCGTTCCTGCCGACCGATCCGGGGGTGGGATGGTTCGAGCGGGTGTTCAGTGAGATCAAGTTCTTCACCTACCTGGGCAACTCCGCGATCATCTCGTTCTGGACCATCGTCGGGGCTGTGGTGGTCTCGATCCTGGCGGGATACCCGCTGGCGCGCCTGCGCTTTCCGGGTCGCGGGCTGATCTTCATCGCCATCATCGCGACCATGATGCTGCCGCAGGAAGTGGCGATCATCCCGAACTTCGTCACCTTCAAGCACCTGGGCGATCTGTCGGAAGCAGTGTTCGGCTTCAAGGTCACTGGTCTTAACACCTATTCCGCAGCGGTGCTGCCCTATGTGTCGACCGCTTTCGGCATCTTCCTGATGAAGCAGGCGTTCGAGCAGATTCCGCAGGATCTGATCGACGCGGCGCGCGTGGACGGGGCGACCGAGATGCAGATCCTGTGGCGGGTGATGGTGCCGGTCTCGGCGCCCTCCATCGCGGCCCTGTCGATCTTCACCCTCGTCAATGCCTGGAACGAGTTCATCTGGACCGGCATCGTGATCCAGGACAAGCTGAAGATGCCGTTGTCCGTCGGCATGTTCAATGACCTGACCGGCCCGTTCGCCGTTTCCACCAGCATGGTGATGGCCGGGATCGTGCTCAGCATCGTCCCCGTATTGATCTTCTTCGCCTTTACGCAGCGCTACTTCATCAGCGGCCTCGACGGTGCCGTGAAGTAA
- a CDS encoding ABC transporter ATP-binding protein produces the protein MASVKLNNIKKNYTKDIAVIKGVSLEIQDGEFVVFVGPSGCGKSTMLRMIAGLEDITEGELLIGEKVANNVHASKRGIAMVFQSYALYPHMTVAENMGFALKLAGTPKADIDMRVKHAADILQITHLLERKPKALSGGQRQRVAIGRAIVREPKVFLFDEPLSNLDAALRLQMRVELSKLHQELKTTMIYVTHDQVEAMTLADRIVVFNAGIIQQVGSPLELYENPSNLFVAGFLGSPKMNLLEASVVAADARSTTVRLPKGVTVRANADGSRAKSSDRVTLGIRPEHILLAQDNDANGIAARVDLIEHLGDHVLAYIEIPGVNEIISMKLPGNATHLKYGDTIKVLFPEADCLLFDAEGLALKRVR, from the coding sequence ATGGCTTCGGTTAAGCTCAACAACATCAAGAAGAACTACACCAAGGACATCGCGGTGATCAAAGGGGTCAGCCTGGAGATCCAGGATGGCGAGTTCGTGGTGTTCGTCGGTCCGTCCGGCTGCGGCAAGTCGACCATGCTGCGCATGATCGCCGGCCTTGAAGACATCACCGAGGGTGAACTGCTGATCGGTGAGAAGGTGGCCAACAATGTCCACGCCTCCAAGCGTGGCATCGCGATGGTGTTCCAGAGCTACGCGCTCTATCCGCATATGACCGTGGCCGAGAACATGGGCTTTGCGCTCAAGCTTGCCGGTACGCCCAAGGCCGATATCGACATGCGCGTGAAGCACGCTGCGGACATCCTGCAGATCACCCATCTGCTTGAACGCAAGCCCAAGGCGCTGTCGGGCGGGCAACGCCAGCGCGTGGCCATCGGCCGTGCCATCGTGCGCGAGCCCAAGGTGTTCCTGTTCGACGAGCCGCTCTCCAACCTGGATGCGGCGCTGCGGCTGCAGATGCGCGTCGAATTGTCCAAGCTGCACCAGGAGCTGAAGACCACGATGATCTACGTGACCCACGATCAGGTCGAGGCGATGACGCTGGCCGACCGTATTGTGGTATTCAATGCCGGGATCATCCAGCAGGTCGGCAGCCCGCTTGAGCTGTACGAGAATCCGTCCAACCTGTTCGTGGCAGGCTTCCTCGGCTCCCCCAAGATGAACCTGCTGGAGGCCTCGGTCGTGGCCGCCGATGCACGCAGCACCACTGTGCGCCTGCCCAAGGGTGTGACGGTGCGCGCCAATGCCGACGGCAGCCGGGCCAAATCCAGCGACCGTGTGACGCTGGGCATCCGCCCCGAGCACATCCTGCTGGCACAGGACAACGATGCCAACGGGATCGCGGCACGCGTCGATCTGATCGAGCACCTGGGTGACCATGTGCTGGCCTATATCGAGATTCCGGGCGTCAACGAAATCATCAGCATGAAACTGCCGGGCAACGCCACGCATCTGAAGTATGGCGATACCATCAAGGTGTTGTTCCCCGAGGCCGATTGCCTGCTGTTCGACGCCGAAGGACTTGCACTCAAGCGCGTGCGTTGA
- a CDS encoding polysaccharide deacetylase family protein — protein MMRRTAGWQWLGAGLLALSMMGASAQEQRIRTPYLEGWQQVELATMERQAATFPGVYWIAGPTARKVVALTFDDGPNEGNTLPLLKVLKKHGVRATFFQLGMWVERYPDLARAVQADGHVIGNHSYDHPYSSKLLPSALWEDQVAKTQAIMKKTLGVEPTLYRAPYGEITDEQIKLLTSKGLKVISWSVDTRDWLAARSFNGDSMIERMAMDYINEEAIVLMHDGGGPRQHTVAAVDRMLGLLKRAGYRFITVDELLGVPARLDGPKVEVVPAARATTVTEAVPGK, from the coding sequence ATGATGCGGCGGACAGCAGGATGGCAATGGCTGGGCGCGGGCTTGCTTGCGCTATCGATGATGGGCGCATCGGCGCAGGAACAGCGTATCCGTACGCCGTATCTGGAAGGCTGGCAGCAGGTCGAGCTTGCGACCATGGAGCGCCAGGCGGCAACCTTCCCCGGTGTCTACTGGATCGCCGGCCCCACGGCGCGCAAGGTGGTGGCGCTGACGTTCGACGACGGCCCCAATGAGGGCAATACGTTGCCGTTGTTGAAGGTGCTGAAAAAGCACGGCGTGCGCGCGACGTTCTTCCAGCTGGGGATGTGGGTCGAGCGGTATCCGGACCTGGCGCGCGCCGTGCAGGCCGACGGCCATGTCATCGGCAATCACAGCTACGATCATCCGTATTCCAGCAAGCTGCTGCCCAGCGCGCTGTGGGAGGATCAGGTGGCCAAGACACAGGCCATCATGAAGAAGACGCTGGGCGTGGAGCCCACGCTGTATCGCGCGCCCTACGGCGAGATCACCGATGAGCAGATCAAGCTGCTGACGAGCAAGGGCTTGAAGGTCATTTCCTGGTCGGTGGATACCCGTGACTGGTTGGCGGCCCGCAGCTTCAACGGCGACAGCATGATCGAGCGCATGGCGATGGACTACATCAACGAAGAGGCCATTGTACTGATGCATGATGGCGGCGGCCCGCGCCAGCATACGGTGGCCGCGGTCGACCGCATGCTCGGGCTGCTCAAGCGTGCGGGGTACCGGTTCATCACTGTCGACGAGTTGCTCGGCGTGCCGGCGAGGCTGGATGGGCCGAAGGTCGAGGTGGTCCCGGCCGCTCGGGCGACTACCGTTACCGAGGCGGTGCCGGGCAAGTGA
- the thrC gene encoding threonine synthase, whose translation MHYISTRGGMAPQRFSDILLGGLAPDGGLAIAESYPRLDLAELQALSQLDYRDLAFAIIGRFVDDIPAADLKALIDRTYTADVYRHGRDPARADQITPVVKLEDGLYIEELSNGPTLAFKDMAMQLLGNLFEYVLAQRGEAINIVGATSGDTGSAAEYAMRGKHGVNVFMLSPHGKMSPFQRAQMFSLQDANIHNIAVTGFFDACQDMVKAVNNDAAFKARYKVGAVNSINWGRVVAQVVYYFKGYFAVAKTVGEPVDFCVPSGNFGNVCAGHIARQMGLPIRRLIVATNENDVLDEFFKTGGYFPRGLERTYETSSPSMDITKASNLERFVFDLIGRDGAKLAALWREVDAGRGFKLSDADFARMHDEYGFRSEKSSHADRIASIREVKARYGVEIDPHTADGYLAAKAHRESGVTMVILETALPAKFEATMQEALGSPPQRPHDLAGLEDLPQRFDVLEADAEALKRYVAGYLDR comes from the coding sequence ATGCATTACATCTCCACCCGCGGCGGCATGGCCCCGCAGCGCTTCTCCGACATCCTGCTCGGCGGCCTTGCACCCGATGGCGGCCTTGCCATCGCCGAATCGTACCCCCGGCTCGACCTCGCCGAACTGCAGGCGTTGTCGCAACTGGACTACCGCGACCTGGCGTTCGCCATCATCGGCCGCTTCGTCGACGACATTCCCGCCGCCGACCTGAAGGCGCTGATCGACCGGACCTACACCGCCGACGTCTACCGCCACGGCCGTGACCCCGCCCGTGCCGACCAGATCACCCCGGTGGTGAAGCTGGAGGACGGCCTTTACATCGAGGAGCTGTCGAACGGCCCGACGCTGGCGTTCAAGGACATGGCAATGCAGCTCCTGGGCAACCTGTTCGAGTACGTGCTGGCGCAGCGTGGTGAGGCGATCAACATCGTCGGTGCCACCTCGGGCGACACCGGCTCCGCGGCCGAATACGCGATGCGCGGCAAGCACGGCGTGAATGTGTTCATGCTCTCGCCCCATGGCAAGATGAGCCCGTTCCAGCGCGCACAGATGTTCAGCCTGCAGGACGCCAATATCCACAATATCGCGGTCACCGGCTTCTTCGATGCCTGCCAGGACATGGTCAAGGCGGTGAACAACGATGCCGCGTTCAAGGCCCGGTACAAGGTCGGCGCTGTCAACTCGATCAACTGGGGCCGCGTCGTCGCGCAGGTGGTGTACTACTTCAAAGGCTATTTCGCCGTGGCGAAGACAGTCGGCGAGCCGGTCGACTTCTGCGTGCCGTCCGGCAACTTCGGCAACGTCTGCGCCGGCCACATTGCGCGTCAGATGGGCTTGCCGATCCGCCGGCTGATCGTGGCGACCAACGAGAATGACGTGCTCGACGAGTTCTTCAAGACCGGAGGCTATTTCCCACGTGGCCTGGAGCGCACCTACGAGACGTCCAGCCCGTCGATGGACATCACCAAGGCCTCCAACCTCGAGCGCTTCGTGTTCGACCTGATCGGTCGCGATGGTGCCAAGCTCGCCGCGCTGTGGCGCGAAGTCGACGCCGGCCGTGGCTTCAAGCTGTCGGACGCCGATTTCGCCCGCATGCATGATGAGTATGGCTTCCGCTCGGAAAAGAGCAGCCACGCCGATCGCATCGCCAGCATCCGCGAGGTGAAGGCCAGGTACGGCGTCGAGATCGACCCGCACACGGCCGACGGTTATCTCGCTGCCAAGGCACACCGCGAGTCCGGCGTCACCATGGTGATCCTGGAAACCGCCCTGCCGGCCAAGTTCGAGGCGACCATGCAGGAGGCACTGGGCAGCCCGCCCCAGCGCCCGCATGATCTGGCCGGTCTGGAAGACCTGCCGCAGCGCTTCGACGTGTTGGAGGCCGATGCCGAGGCGCTGAAACGCTACGTGGCCGGGTACCTCGACCGCTGA